One Leptolyngbya sp. 'hensonii' genomic window carries:
- a CDS encoding LL-diaminopimelate aminotransferase, protein MELAKRLQPLQFNVFAEMDQAKARARAAGRDLIDLSLGSSDLPTSQQVLQTIAASLEDPSTHGYLLFHGTRAFREAAAAWYTHKFGISVDPETEVLPLVGSQEGTAHLPLAVLNPGEFALLMDPGYPSHAGGVYLASGQMYPMALREEKGFLPDFQEIPEPVLAQSRLMVLSYPHNPTTATAALSFFEGAVAFCQEHHLVLAHDFPYADLVFEGGAVPSVLQADPNKSVSIEFFTLSKSYNMGGFRVGYAIGNATLIRALRQVKAVVDFNQYLGILNGAIAALTGPQEQVQATVETFRRRRDAFVAALHRIGWPVPVPTATMYIWAKLPEPWTTRSVEFCTRLAEETGVAVAPGAGFGKMGEGYVRFALVHEPPILEQAVERIAQFLQGD, encoded by the coding sequence ATGGAACTTGCCAAACGACTGCAGCCGTTGCAGTTTAATGTCTTTGCGGAGATGGACCAGGCTAAGGCTAGGGCCAGGGCTGCAGGGCGAGACCTGATCGATCTTTCCCTGGGTTCGTCGGATTTACCAACGTCACAGCAGGTTTTACAAACGATCGCAGCCTCTTTAGAAGACCCCAGTACCCATGGCTACTTGCTGTTTCATGGGACAAGGGCGTTTCGAGAAGCTGCTGCAGCCTGGTATACCCATAAATTTGGCATTTCCGTAGACCCGGAAACCGAGGTACTGCCCCTGGTGGGGTCTCAGGAAGGGACAGCCCATTTACCCCTGGCCGTGCTCAATCCAGGAGAGTTTGCCCTGTTGATGGACCCAGGCTATCCCTCCCATGCGGGGGGAGTCTACCTGGCCAGTGGCCAAATGTATCCCATGGCTCTGCGGGAAGAGAAGGGCTTTCTGCCAGACTTTCAGGAGATTCCAGAACCGGTTCTGGCCCAATCCCGGCTGATGGTGTTGAGTTATCCCCACAATCCCACCACAGCCACTGCTGCCCTCTCTTTCTTCGAAGGCGCTGTGGCCTTTTGTCAGGAGCATCACCTGGTGCTGGCCCATGACTTTCCCTATGCAGACCTGGTGTTTGAGGGCGGTGCGGTGCCCTCTGTTCTCCAGGCGGATCCGAACAAGTCTGTTTCCATTGAGTTTTTTACCCTGTCCAAGTCCTACAACATGGGCGGTTTTCGGGTGGGTTATGCGATCGGCAATGCGACCCTGATCCGAGCCCTGCGTCAGGTGAAAGCAGTGGTTGATTTTAACCAGTATCTGGGTATTCTGAATGGGGCGATCGCAGCCCTGACGGGTCCTCAGGAGCAGGTTCAGGCTACTGTCGAGACGTTTCGCCGCCGTCGAGATGCTTTTGTTGCAGCTCTGCATCGCATCGGTTGGCCTGTGCCTGTCCCTACGGCCACCATGTACATCTGGGCCAAATTGCCAGAACCCTGGACGACTCGATCGGTTGAGTTTTGCACTCGTCTGGCAGAGGAAACCGGTGTGGCTGTTGCTCCCGGTGCCGGTTTTGGCAAGATGGGCGAGGGGTATGTTCGGTTTGCGCTGGTCCATGAGCCGCCTATCCTGGAACAGGCGGTTGAGCGGATCGCCCAATTCTTGCAGGGGGATTGA
- a CDS encoding FAD-binding domain-containing protein, which translates to MTDLLLFWHRRDLRCSDHVGLTRAREHSPKVVGVFCLDPNILQRDDVAPARVSYMMGCLQALQQRYRKAGSQLLILQGNPQQEIPALAKALGATALFYNLDVEPYAQERDRSVTEALQQAGIRVVATWDQLLHAPDEIRTGSDQPYTVYTPFWRNWSSKPKANPLTDLADLEGLTETELETAGRAGAVALPTARELGYLWDAPLFLEPGETAALDRLAAFCGDAIGRYQEERNFPAQPGTSGLSAALKFGAIGIRTVWAKTLEILEDCRSDEAREGVRVWQQELAWREFYQHVLFFFPELAEGAYRQPFKTFPWDNNEDHFRAWCEGQTGYPIVDAAMRQLNETGWMHNRCRMIVASFLTKDLLINPQWGEKYFMQKLIDGDLAANNGGWQWSASSGMDPRPLRIFNPASQAQKFDPEADYIRQWLPELRGVETADLVTGKILPLERDRCGYPVPIVDHNEQQRRFKERYQQQKARL; encoded by the coding sequence ATGACAGATTTGCTTCTGTTCTGGCACCGTCGCGATCTGCGGTGTTCAGATCATGTGGGGCTGACCAGAGCCAGAGAACACAGTCCGAAAGTGGTCGGGGTGTTCTGCCTGGATCCGAATATTCTGCAACGAGATGACGTAGCCCCGGCCAGAGTCAGTTATATGATGGGTTGTTTACAGGCTTTACAACAGCGCTATCGGAAAGCCGGGAGTCAGTTACTCATCCTCCAGGGTAATCCTCAACAGGAAATTCCAGCCCTGGCCAAGGCCCTGGGAGCAACAGCTCTGTTCTATAACCTGGATGTGGAACCCTATGCTCAGGAGCGAGATCGATCGGTCACAGAAGCGCTCCAACAGGCAGGGATTCGGGTAGTGGCTACCTGGGATCAATTGCTCCATGCCCCAGATGAGATTCGAACGGGCTCTGACCAACCCTACACAGTCTACACCCCCTTCTGGCGCAACTGGAGCAGCAAACCTAAGGCCAATCCCCTGACTGACCTGGCTGACCTGGAAGGACTGACAGAGACGGAGTTAGAAACAGCGGGTCGGGCCGGAGCTGTTGCGTTGCCCACGGCCAGGGAACTGGGTTATCTCTGGGATGCTCCCCTATTTCTGGAACCCGGTGAGACAGCCGCTCTCGATCGTCTGGCAGCTTTTTGTGGGGATGCGATCGGGCGCTATCAGGAGGAGCGCAATTTCCCGGCCCAACCGGGGACTTCAGGGCTGAGTGCGGCCCTCAAGTTTGGGGCGATCGGCATACGCACCGTCTGGGCCAAAACCCTGGAAATCCTGGAGGATTGTCGCAGTGACGAAGCCAGAGAGGGTGTTCGTGTCTGGCAGCAGGAACTGGCCTGGCGGGAGTTTTACCAGCATGTGCTGTTCTTCTTTCCAGAACTGGCAGAGGGAGCCTATCGCCAGCCTTTCAAGACCTTTCCCTGGGACAATAACGAGGACCACTTTCGGGCCTGGTGTGAAGGCCAAACTGGATATCCGATCGTCGATGCAGCCATGCGTCAGTTGAACGAGACTGGCTGGATGCACAATCGTTGCCGCATGATTGTCGCCAGCTTCCTGACTAAAGACTTGCTGATCAACCCCCAATGGGGCGAGAAGTACTTCATGCAGAAGCTGATCGATGGGGATCTGGCGGCCAATAACGGAGGCTGGCAGTGGAGTGCCTCCAGTGGGATGGATCCCCGGCCACTGCGAATTTTCAATCCGGCCAGTCAGGCCCAAAAATTCGACCCGGAGGCCGACTATATTCGGCAGTGGTTGCCGGAGTTACGGGGGGTAGAGACTGCTGATCTGGTGACCGGCAAAATCCTGCCTTTGGAGCGCGATCGTTGCGGCTATCCGGTCCCGATCGTCGATCACAACGAACAACAACGCCGGTTCAAAGAGCGTTATCAGCAGCAAAAGGCAAGGCTTTAG
- the argJ gene encoding bifunctional ornithine acetyltransferase/N-acetylglutamate synthase — translation MADWQEISGGVTAPRGYQAAGITAGLKPSGLPDLALILSEGDAIAAGVFTTNQVRAACVDYCRQRLQAKAITRAILCNAGQANAGTGTQGWADALECAQLLGEQLNIAPESVLLASTGVIGQRIKMEILRAALPQLVAAVSDTGSDAAAKAIITTDLVPKTIALETTLHDRPVRIGGIAKGSGMIHPNMATMLAFVTCDAAVSPHLWQQMLSRAADRSFNQITVDGDTSTNDSLIALANGMSRTPAITDPGPDADKLEAMLTEVCIYLAQAIARDGEGATCLIEVEVSGAEDEKSACQVARTIAGSSLVKSAIFGRDPNWGRIAGAAGRSGVIFDQEDLQIKLGDFVMMDRGQPVAFDRTAANAYLKQAAAGEYLKSDTVAISVSIGSGPGRGKAWGCDLSYDYVKINAEYTT, via the coding sequence ATGGCAGACTGGCAGGAAATTTCCGGAGGAGTAACGGCTCCCAGAGGCTATCAGGCCGCAGGCATTACCGCTGGCTTGAAGCCTTCCGGACTTCCCGACCTGGCCCTGATTTTGTCTGAAGGGGACGCGATCGCAGCGGGTGTCTTTACCACCAATCAGGTCCGGGCCGCCTGTGTGGACTATTGCCGTCAGCGCCTGCAAGCTAAGGCCATTACCAGAGCTATTCTGTGTAATGCGGGTCAGGCCAATGCTGGGACTGGGACTCAGGGTTGGGCTGATGCCTTGGAATGTGCCCAGCTTCTGGGAGAACAATTAAACATTGCCCCTGAATCAGTGCTACTCGCTTCTACCGGCGTCATTGGGCAGCGGATCAAAATGGAAATTCTGCGGGCGGCCCTGCCCCAACTGGTTGCCGCTGTTTCAGACACAGGATCTGATGCGGCAGCCAAGGCGATTATCACTACCGATCTGGTTCCCAAAACAATCGCATTAGAAACGACCCTGCACGATCGGCCAGTGCGGATTGGGGGCATTGCCAAGGGCTCCGGGATGATTCACCCCAACATGGCCACCATGCTGGCCTTTGTCACCTGCGATGCGGCTGTTTCTCCCCATCTCTGGCAGCAGATGCTGAGTCGGGCCGCCGATCGCAGCTTCAACCAGATCACCGTGGATGGGGACACCAGCACCAATGATTCCCTGATTGCCCTGGCGAACGGGATGTCGCGTACACCGGCCATCACAGACCCCGGTCCTGATGCGGACAAGCTGGAGGCGATGCTCACGGAGGTTTGTATCTACCTGGCCCAGGCGATCGCCCGGGATGGGGAAGGGGCGACCTGTCTGATCGAAGTGGAAGTCTCCGGGGCCGAGGATGAAAAGTCAGCCTGCCAGGTTGCCCGGACAATCGCCGGGTCTTCCCTGGTCAAGTCCGCTATCTTTGGCCGCGATCCCAATTGGGGCCGGATTGCCGGAGCCGCTGGACGGAGTGGGGTGATTTTCGACCAGGAAGATCTGCAGATTAAACTGGGAGACTTTGTGATGATGGATCGGGGGCAACCTGTAGCCTTCGATCGCACCGCCGCCAACGCTTATCTGAAACAGGCCGCAGCAGGGGAATACCTGAAGTCTGACACTGTGGCCATCTCGGTCAGTATTGGCAGTGGTCCTGGCAGGGGTAAAGCCTGGGGCTGTGACCTCAGCTACGACTACGTCAAGATCAACGCCGAATATACCACCTGA
- a CDS encoding peptidoglycan recognition family protein has translation MNRKVWAAVLFVVMIGLVYLLGAQQVGMALLPEETSAISMDPSLISFAESNQMLVANCESGQAGEVHVEAVLQDSLLAQAEQKQLGYTPRQRIAYADRTNYGERFTKDVRGRQVGNDPIVVLHETVGSASGVIGLFQTRHPRDDDQVSYHTLIALNGTIIYMVPPNKRAFGAGNSVFQGPEGLESVQTNPKFPGSVNNFAYHISLETPPDGIHNGRGHRGYTEAQYQSLGWLVAKTGVPDQRITTHKAVDRSGSRRDPRSFSQKKFLKILNTYPRADEIGLACSMPSPLVEPDTHASKPGYNTPGNTIGR, from the coding sequence ATGAATCGGAAAGTTTGGGCTGCTGTCCTCTTTGTCGTGATGATTGGGCTGGTGTATCTGCTAGGGGCGCAACAGGTTGGGATGGCCCTGCTCCCGGAAGAGACCTCTGCTATATCTATGGACCCCTCTCTGATCAGTTTTGCTGAGAGCAATCAAATGCTGGTGGCCAACTGTGAGTCAGGTCAAGCCGGTGAGGTCCATGTTGAGGCTGTGCTGCAGGACTCTTTGCTGGCTCAGGCCGAGCAGAAGCAGTTGGGCTATACCCCTCGGCAACGAATTGCCTACGCGGACCGGACCAACTATGGGGAGCGATTTACCAAGGATGTGCGGGGAAGACAGGTCGGCAATGATCCGATCGTGGTCCTCCATGAAACCGTTGGCTCAGCCAGTGGAGTCATTGGTTTATTCCAAACTCGCCACCCCAGAGATGACGATCAGGTTAGCTATCATACGCTGATTGCCCTGAATGGGACGATTATTTACATGGTGCCCCCTAATAAGCGCGCCTTTGGAGCTGGCAATTCCGTGTTTCAGGGGCCTGAGGGCCTAGAGTCTGTCCAAACGAATCCGAAGTTTCCTGGTTCGGTCAATAACTTTGCTTACCATATTTCCCTGGAAACACCACCCGATGGGATCCATAATGGGAGGGGGCATCGGGGGTATACAGAAGCTCAGTACCAGTCCCTGGGGTGGCTGGTAGCCAAGACAGGGGTGCCGGATCAGAGAATTACCACCCACAAAGCGGTGGACCGCTCGGGGTCCCGCCGAGATCCGCGCAGCTTTAGCCAGAAGAAGTTTTTGAAGATTCTGAATACCTATCCCAGGGCCGATGAGATTGGCCTTGCCTGCAGTATGCCTTCTCCCCTGGTTGAGCCTGATACCCATGCTTCAAAACCTGGGTATAACACCCCTGGAAATACCATCGGCAGATAG
- a CDS encoding DUF1818 family protein codes for MERVVKSGTGWRLGWDGTAAVFKGLVGGEDWALELTEAELEDFRRLVSQLAETLSQMASELMDQEKIACEVESELLWLGAEGYPQAYNLRLLLLTGRRAEGFWSETAVPELIQSAQMLHIF; via the coding sequence ATGGAACGGGTTGTTAAAAGCGGGACAGGTTGGCGACTGGGATGGGATGGGACTGCTGCAGTCTTCAAGGGGCTGGTCGGGGGAGAGGATTGGGCGCTCGAGCTCACCGAGGCGGAACTGGAGGACTTTCGGCGTCTGGTGAGTCAGCTAGCCGAAACCCTGAGCCAGATGGCCAGTGAACTCATGGATCAGGAGAAGATCGCCTGTGAGGTGGAAAGTGAACTGCTGTGGTTAGGAGCCGAAGGGTATCCCCAGGCTTACAATTTGCGGCTACTTCTGCTGACAGGACGGCGAGCTGAGGGTTTCTGGAGCGAAACCGCTGTTCCAGAGCTGATTCAATCTGCCCAAATGTTGCACATCTTTTGA
- a CDS encoding DNA-directed RNA polymerase subunit omega translates to MQKRHTIDSAQLMRRAEDLVSAASNRYRITVQVANRAKRRRFEEFDNDDPKMKPVLRAIIEMSDELTQPEIIGE, encoded by the coding sequence ATGCAGAAACGTCACACGATCGACAGTGCTCAATTGATGCGGCGAGCCGAAGATCTGGTCAGCGCGGCTTCTAACCGCTATCGGATCACGGTGCAGGTTGCCAATCGGGCTAAGCGACGCCGGTTCGAAGAGTTTGATAATGATGACCCGAAGATGAAACCTGTGCTAAGAGCCATTATCGAGATGTCTGACGAGCTCACCCAACCAGAAATCATCGGCGAGTAA
- a CDS encoding DUF456 domain-containing protein, whose protein sequence is MSPTILTILYWVVIVTMLLGVVGAVVPAVPGPSLILGALLVWCLATGFHGFGWPMVLVALVLILSVSVELLAAYWGAKQVGASNWSQVGAVVGMIVGFLGLLPALPFGGPLVGILIGPFLGALLGEFIYRRELGLKPRFIQALKASMAVVIGSLIGNILEGILALAAVIIFVVSTWPPVPL, encoded by the coding sequence ATGAGCCCAACTATTCTGACTATCCTCTATTGGGTTGTGATCGTAACCATGCTGTTAGGCGTTGTGGGGGCTGTTGTGCCAGCCGTTCCTGGCCCCAGCCTGATTCTAGGGGCACTCCTGGTTTGGTGTTTGGCCACTGGCTTCCATGGTTTCGGTTGGCCCATGGTTTTGGTTGCCCTTGTTCTGATCCTGAGTGTCAGTGTGGAATTGCTGGCTGCTTACTGGGGAGCCAAACAGGTTGGAGCCAGTAACTGGAGCCAGGTAGGGGCAGTTGTGGGCATGATTGTAGGATTTCTGGGCCTGCTGCCCGCCCTTCCCTTTGGAGGGCCCCTGGTGGGCATTCTGATTGGTCCTTTTCTGGGGGCTCTGCTAGGGGAGTTTATCTACAGACGGGAACTGGGGCTGAAACCCCGTTTTATCCAGGCGTTGAAGGCCAGTATGGCCGTTGTCATCGGCTCCCTGATTGGGAATATTTTGGAGGGTATACTGGCACTGGCTGCTGTAATTATTTTTGTGGTCAGTACCTGGCCACCTGTTCCCCTATAG
- a CDS encoding class I SAM-dependent methyltransferase — translation MSSYNPKVEAQFDECPYPNLPADRSLTEDDVDYGMLLANSITTAYYMRDRRVVFPTDHTILVAGCGSAWEMLKVALINPGATFVGIDISAASIQLAIERFKFHGIPDTRFQTLAIENVSALAEQFDFMICSDVLYYLDDPAAGLASLKSALKPQGILRVNLHSLYQRQLILNMQKAMELCGILNEPASKAVPLLWELMGSLRPESLVKNHWDSQTNTLEDILVNYLARNDKGFTVPDLFALLEQTGMEFINMVDWYRWDLNSILRQPIPYANAYLQTLNLPQRLHFTELIYPNLTRLLDCWCGHPQYKPAKVFLDQDWWYGTLYAHPLLYQSFNISSVVDDALKNYAPLQVWKWPTVEGGVTIDAVNLRWLAPVFREPTPVQALVTKAQEVLDMPSDLAFLQVMTVLKGLEQTLVMLLESPFL, via the coding sequence ATGAGTTCTTACAATCCCAAGGTTGAAGCCCAGTTTGATGAGTGCCCCTATCCCAATCTGCCTGCCGATCGATCCCTGACCGAAGACGATGTCGATTATGGCATGCTACTGGCCAACAGCATCACAACTGCTTATTACATGCGCGATCGACGGGTTGTGTTTCCCACCGATCACACTATTCTGGTCGCTGGATGTGGTTCCGCCTGGGAAATGCTTAAGGTAGCACTGATTAATCCAGGAGCCACGTTTGTTGGGATTGATATCTCTGCCGCTTCAATTCAGCTTGCGATCGAACGGTTTAAATTTCATGGCATTCCCGATACCCGATTTCAAACGCTGGCCATAGAGAACGTATCTGCCCTGGCCGAACAATTTGACTTCATGATCTGTAGCGATGTTCTCTACTATCTGGATGACCCGGCTGCTGGATTAGCCAGCCTGAAGTCTGCCCTGAAGCCCCAGGGGATTTTGCGCGTGAACCTGCACAGTCTCTATCAGCGGCAACTGATTCTCAATATGCAGAAAGCCATGGAGTTATGCGGCATTCTGAATGAACCTGCTTCCAAGGCTGTGCCGCTGCTCTGGGAGTTGATGGGAAGTCTGCGACCGGAGAGCCTGGTGAAGAATCACTGGGACAGCCAGACCAATACCCTGGAAGATATTCTGGTCAATTATCTGGCCCGGAATGACAAAGGCTTTACAGTGCCAGATCTGTTTGCCCTTTTGGAACAGACGGGCATGGAGTTCATCAATATGGTGGACTGGTATCGCTGGGATCTCAACAGTATCCTGCGTCAGCCCATTCCCTATGCCAACGCCTACCTTCAGACTTTGAACCTGCCTCAACGGTTGCATTTTACTGAACTCATCTACCCCAACCTGACCCGCCTGCTCGATTGCTGGTGTGGTCATCCCCAATACAAACCCGCCAAGGTCTTCCTGGATCAGGATTGGTGGTATGGCACCCTTTATGCCCACCCCCTCCTGTATCAGTCCTTCAATATCAGTTCAGTGGTCGATGATGCCCTGAAAAATTATGCCCCGTTGCAGGTCTGGAAATGGCCGACGGTGGAGGGGGGCGTCACGATCGATGCGGTGAACCTGCGCTGGCTGGCCCCAGTGTTCAGGGAGCCCACGCCTGTACAGGCACTGGTCACCAAAGCCCAGGAGGTGCTGGATATGCCCTCAGACCTGGCTTTTCTGCAGGTGATGACCGTTCTCAAAGGACTGGAACAGACTCTGGTCATGTTGCTGGAATCTCCTTTCCTGTAA
- a CDS encoding YifB family Mg chelatase-like AAA ATPase — translation MLARVWSAALIGIEAIRVGVEVDISGGLPGIAVVGLPDMAVQEAKERVRAALRNSGYVFPMRRIVINLTPADLRKEGPSFDLPVSVGVLAASEQISAELLADHLLLGEVSLDGSLRPVAGVLPIAAAARRLGLRGLIVPVDNLQEAAVVQGLSVYGFNHLSEVADFLRDPQRYQEIAIPPGESLPRRSPALALDLKDVKGQAHARRALEIAAAGGHNLIFVGPPGSGKTMLARRLPGILPPLEFQEALEVTQIYSVAGLLKHRGSLVSDRPFRSPHHSASGPSLVGGGSFPRPGEISLAHRGILFLDELTEFKRDVLEFLRQPLEDGQVSISRARQSVSFPAQFTLVASTNPCPCGYFGDTLQDCTCSPRQRENYWAKLSGPLMDRIDLQVAVNRLKPEEITHQALSEDSEAVRVRVQLARDRASARFKQGGLSIGCNAEMQIRHLKQWCRLDDTSRQVLEGAIRKLNLSARATDRILKVARTIADLAGDEVLQTAHVAEAIQYRTIDRMQ, via the coding sequence ATGCTGGCTAGAGTTTGGAGTGCTGCTCTGATCGGGATAGAAGCAATTCGGGTTGGGGTAGAGGTGGATATCTCCGGAGGGCTACCGGGAATTGCCGTGGTCGGCCTGCCAGACATGGCGGTTCAGGAAGCAAAGGAACGGGTGAGGGCAGCCCTGAGAAATTCCGGCTATGTCTTTCCGATGCGACGGATTGTGATTAACCTGACCCCAGCCGATCTCCGGAAGGAAGGCCCCAGTTTTGATCTGCCTGTCAGTGTTGGAGTTCTGGCTGCTTCTGAGCAAATCAGTGCCGAGTTGCTGGCGGATCATTTGCTGCTGGGGGAAGTCTCCCTGGATGGCAGTCTCAGGCCTGTAGCAGGCGTTCTCCCGATCGCTGCCGCTGCCCGCCGTCTGGGCCTTCGAGGACTGATTGTCCCGGTGGATAACCTGCAAGAAGCTGCTGTTGTGCAGGGGCTATCCGTTTATGGATTCAATCATCTCTCAGAGGTGGCCGACTTCTTGAGGGACCCGCAGCGCTATCAGGAGATTGCGATTCCCCCAGGGGAATCCCTGCCCCGACGATCGCCAGCCCTGGCGTTAGATCTGAAAGATGTCAAAGGTCAGGCCCATGCCCGACGAGCCCTGGAGATTGCTGCAGCAGGGGGGCACAACCTCATTTTTGTCGGCCCGCCAGGCAGCGGTAAAACCATGCTGGCCCGCCGCTTACCGGGCATTCTGCCACCCCTCGAATTCCAAGAAGCTCTGGAAGTAACCCAGATCTATTCCGTGGCCGGATTACTGAAACATCGGGGGTCACTGGTCAGCGATCGTCCCTTTCGCAGCCCCCATCACTCCGCCTCCGGGCCTTCCCTAGTGGGAGGCGGCAGTTTCCCCAGGCCAGGAGAAATTTCCCTGGCCCATCGGGGCATCCTTTTCCTCGACGAGTTAACCGAGTTCAAGCGGGATGTGCTGGAATTTCTGCGCCAGCCCCTGGAAGATGGCCAGGTGAGTATTTCACGGGCTCGCCAATCCGTCTCATTCCCGGCCCAGTTCACCTTGGTCGCCAGCACCAATCCCTGCCCCTGTGGATACTTTGGCGATACCTTGCAGGATTGTACCTGCTCTCCTCGACAGCGGGAGAATTACTGGGCCAAACTCTCTGGCCCCCTGATGGACCGGATCGATTTGCAGGTGGCAGTGAATCGGTTAAAACCGGAGGAGATTACCCATCAGGCCCTCAGTGAAGACTCGGAAGCCGTGCGGGTCAGAGTTCAACTCGCCCGAGATCGGGCCTCCGCTCGTTTCAAACAAGGAGGATTATCGATCGGGTGCAATGCCGAGATGCAGATCCGCCATCTGAAGCAGTGGTGTCGGTTGGACGATACCAGTCGCCAGGTGCTGGAGGGGGCGATTCGCAAGCTGAACCTCTCCGCCAGAGCCACAGACCGGATTTTGAAAGTCGCCCGCACGATCGCAGATCTGGCTGGTGATGAGGTATTACAGACGGCCCATGTGGCAGAGGCCATTCAGTATCGGACGATCGATCGGATGCAGTGA
- a CDS encoding histidine triad nucleotide-binding protein produces MSNPSDTIFSKIIRREIPADIVYEDNLALAFRDIHPQAPVHILVIPKEPIACLADAESQNHALMGHLLLTVKRVAEQVGLQNGYRVVINNGQDGGQTVNHLHLHILGGRAMQWPPG; encoded by the coding sequence ATGAGCAATCCTTCTGACACCATTTTCAGTAAAATTATTCGTCGGGAAATTCCAGCCGATATTGTCTATGAGGACAATCTGGCCCTGGCCTTCCGGGATATCCATCCCCAGGCTCCGGTGCATATTCTGGTTATCCCTAAGGAACCGATCGCCTGTCTTGCCGATGCTGAATCGCAAAATCATGCCCTGATGGGCCATTTGTTGCTGACTGTTAAGCGTGTTGCCGAGCAGGTAGGGTTACAGAATGGTTACAGAGTTGTGATTAATAATGGTCAAGATGGCGGACAGACGGTTAACCATCTCCACCTCCATATCCTTGGAGGGAGGGCTATGCAATGGCCTCCGGGGTAA
- the psbA gene encoding photosystem II q(b) protein: protein MTTVLQRAERANVWERFCSWVTSTENRLYVGWFGVLMIPTLLTATICFVIAFIAAPPVDIDGIREPVAGSLLYGNNIISGAVVPSSNAIGLHLYPIWEAASLDEWLYNGGPYQLVILHFLIGVFCYMGREWELSYRLGMRPWIAVAYSAPVAAASAVFLIYPIGQGSFSDGMPLGISGTFNFMLVFQAEHNILMHPFHMLGVAGVFGGSLFSAMHGSLVTSSLVRETTEIESQNYGYKFGQEEETYNIVAAHGYFGRLIFQYASFNNSRSLHFFLGAWPVIGIWCTAMGISTMAFNLNGFNFNQSLIDSQGRVIGTWADVLNRANLGMEVMHERNAHNFPLDLAAGESAPVAVAAPAIHG from the coding sequence ATGACAACTGTTCTCCAACGCGCTGAGCGCGCCAATGTGTGGGAGCGCTTCTGTAGCTGGGTCACCAGCACTGAGAATCGCCTGTACGTAGGTTGGTTTGGGGTTCTGATGATCCCCACCCTGCTGACTGCAACCATCTGCTTCGTGATCGCCTTCATCGCTGCTCCTCCGGTGGACATCGATGGTATCCGTGAGCCTGTAGCTGGCTCTCTTCTGTATGGCAACAACATCATCTCTGGTGCGGTTGTGCCTTCCTCCAACGCAATTGGTCTGCACCTGTACCCAATCTGGGAAGCTGCTTCCCTCGATGAGTGGCTGTACAACGGTGGCCCTTACCAGTTGGTCATCCTGCACTTCTTGATCGGAGTATTCTGCTACATGGGCCGGGAATGGGAATTGTCCTACCGCTTAGGGATGCGTCCCTGGATTGCGGTGGCTTACTCGGCACCTGTGGCTGCAGCCAGTGCTGTGTTCCTGATCTACCCGATCGGTCAAGGTTCCTTCTCCGATGGGATGCCTCTGGGGATTTCCGGAACGTTCAACTTCATGTTGGTGTTCCAGGCTGAGCACAACATTCTGATGCATCCATTCCACATGCTGGGTGTTGCTGGTGTGTTCGGTGGTTCCCTGTTCTCTGCAATGCATGGTTCTCTGGTGACCTCTTCTCTGGTCCGYGAGACGACCGAGATTGAATCTCAGAACTATGGTTACAAGTTTGGGCAAGAAGAAGAGACCTACAACATTGTGGCGGCTCACGGTTACTTCGGTCGGCTGATTTTCCAATATGCCTCCTTCAACAACAGTCGTTCACTGCACTTCTTCCTGGGTGCATGGCCTGTGATTGGGATTTGGTGTACGGCGATGGGGATTAGCACGATGGCGTTCAACCTGAACGGGTTCAACTTCAACCAGTCGTTGATTGATTCTCAAGGTCGTGTGATCGGGACTTGGGCGGATGTGCTGAACCGGGCTAACCTGGGGATGGAAGTGATGCACGAGCGCAATGCTCACAACTTCCCTCTGGACTTGGCTGCGGGTGAGTCTGCTCCGGTTGCGGTTGCTGCTCCTGCCATCCATGGCTAA